DNA sequence from the Paraburkholderia azotifigens genome:
AGTGGCCTGCGTTACTGAGGAAGCTCGATCGTCTTGATGTCTCTTATCGCGACTGATTTTTTGTTTTTCTGCTTGCTGCAGAGGAGATGAGTTATGCCTACTTTTCGTGTCGAACTTTTTGAAGGCCGTACTGTTGAACAGAAGCGCCAGTTCGTCGAGGCGATTACTAAAGCGACTTGCGAATCCCTGAAAGTCGAGCCTGGCTCGGTTGATATTATTCTTGTTGATGTCAAGAAGGAGGACTGGGCGACCGGGGGGCGGCTTTGGTCTGATGCTGGGTGAGGTTTTTTGTCTGCGACGCAGTCGCCATTCCTGGTTTTTTGTTTTTTGTTTTTTGGTTTTTGCTGCGCTGGCATCCGCGATGTCGTAGCAGTGCTGCAAGCGTCGCCCCTGTGCGGGGCGGCACTTACTTTCTTTGCCGCCGCAAAGAAAGTAAGCAAAGAAAGCGGGCTAACACCGCCAATGCTAGTCGTTGCCTGCGGGCCCCCCACGGGTCCCGCACTCCACACGGCAACACGTTATTTCATGTGCGTTGCCAGCGCCTTTAACAGGCCCATCACCCTCTCCAATCACCCGTAGCACAGCCCGCGGCAGCGATCCGTCTGCGCCGCCCAGGTGGCAAACGGTGTGTAGGCCATCGCGACGCAAGTGCACCACTCCGGACTGAAAAGCGGGATCGG
Encoded proteins:
- a CDS encoding 4-oxalocrotonate tautomerase; this translates as MPTFRVELFEGRTVEQKRQFVEAITKATCESLKVEPGSVDIILVDVKKEDWATGGRLWSDAG